From Drosophila yakuba strain Tai18E2 chromosome 2L, Prin_Dyak_Tai18E2_2.1, whole genome shotgun sequence, one genomic window encodes:
- the LOC26534717 gene encoding uncharacterized protein LOC26534717 — MDSRTFVFLLLIGCLIVGCCMAAPQGCQGGFFAENGDLHINTLEIEKYLECINKEHQRG, encoded by the coding sequence ATGGATTCGCGGACCTTTGTATTCCTCTTGCTAATTGGCTGCCTTATTGTTGGATGTTGCATGGCAGCGCCTCAAGGATGTCAAGGTGGATTTTTTGCCGAAAACGGGGACCTGCATATCAACACGttagaaattgaaaaataccTGGAGTGTATAAACAAAGAGCATCAACGTGGATAG
- the LOC6528985 gene encoding voltage-dependent calcium channel subunit alpha-2/delta-3 isoform X2: MESKHWSCFVAIVLGVLIFQMHIFVASADQDEDIPHNEVRNWALKFGVDLWEFGRQFTKMNEIKSRFKDTEIEVKRKDGIILLRELAAEVKNFMDFKRNAVMRLMDSAEQAALSELEGQGQAESPLGGQQHYDARRINEYNADGKLADGARHMDIRFMRRFERLPVNLSLSSILVPHGVDLDEPDVKSSLQWSSHLDPLFQNNLEQDPALSWQYFGSSTGFLRRFPGTAWPPEGSKGSKLIHDFRTHNWFVQAASSPKDIMILLDASSSMTEKSFDLGMATAFNILDTLGEDDFVNLITFSEVVKTPVPCFKDRMVRATPDNIQEIKSAVKAIKLQDTANFTAGLEYAFSLLHKYNQSGAGSQCNQAIMLITESTSESHKDVIKQYNWPHMPVRIFTYLIGSDSGSRSNLHDMACSNKGFFVQINDYDEARRKVIDYALVMARPMIMYQADHPVHWSPVFVAGKSGGLGRDSEYQRRLVTTVSTPVFDRRNHSVRVANLLGVVGTDVPIEEIRKVIPQHKLGPNGYSFIVDNNGRVLYHPDLRPLGDANQYIDQLKPKYASVDITELELPETEFGNNNEPIEINKNLLNEMRGDMIKPKEGETEFTVMNHYDESKRVSTRTHRYFYGPIEDTPFTLAIVLPEKYGSHEFVSQQEIRHSRNNVTEYFRGDNWRVHPDWVYCEYNSVSDLEKERESSGEYSSRDQEPSFGSPEEQVLHFLSRAGRPGWKWMSVRPKSPQPHHNMHSGSNGNAPGSSHFGSQHQNSQGSRKAEPYFCDRALLQSLVRDAMVTDGLERNTTGSSSGKEDKQQGYQKFVVATSFVATRSGLLRWIDHVKRPEDTPEPHFSEDNVRAMDTSWYKRAIDQHSVEPDSFVYSVPFGSGYAIKSNATLVTASHAIFVEHRGHKAAAGVVGLQFQHDSLAKHFINITSACTGMTGCKRTCASDNLDCYVLDNSGFVIISEEMEHTGKFFGQIDGTIMDSLVQDRIYKRVTVNDYQGVCSDADNPYTAAGGILEPNRLGSWFFNHLLALSAAWLSLIPASLRAWPQEEYTYDNEDVVFVDNNYSDEYEFGNENEYNMQVDQEMDEFFTTADVEYTTPPPRQHKPHVGPRFSPDPHNARRCDLRTDLYMLQPDRLNQGGQNNPLKGKLTNCHVSGCERPFSVQKIPHSNLILLVVDTLCPCGSKQLDIEPLEEAGVIGACSTRRQGQEQESRRRPKKCINYHPEEIEIQQCGRGSTLLHMSGSVIVAHLLMVTVTFVLANA, from the exons CGCCTGATGGACTCCGCCGAGCAGGCAGCCCTATCAGAGCTGGAGGGCCAGGGGCAGGCGGAATCCCCGTTGGGCGGACAGCAGCACTACGATGCCCGGCGGATCAACGAATACAATGCCGATGGGAAGCTGGCGGACGGAGCCCGCCACATGGACATCCGGTTCATGCGGCGCTTCGAGCGCCTGCCGGTCAATCTCAGTCTAAGCTCGATTCTGGTCCCGCACGGCGTCGACTTGGATGAGCCGGACGTGAAGTCGTCGCTGCAGTGGAGCAGCCATTTGGATCCGCTGTTCCAGAACAACTTAGAGCAAGATCCGGCATTATCGTGGCAATACTTCGGCTCCTCCACAGGCTTTCTGCGCCGCTTCCCGGGCACCGCCTGGCCTCCGGAGGGCTCCAAGGGCAGCAAGCTCATCCACGACTTCCGCACGCACAATTGGTTCGTCCAGGCCGCCTCGTCGCCCAAGGACATT ATGATTCTTTTGGATGCATCGTCGAGCATGACAGAGAAGTCCTTCGACCTGGGGATGGCCACCGCCTTCAACATATTGGACACCCTTGGTGAAGATGATTTCGTGAACCTCATTACCTTCTCAGAGGTGGTAAAAACCCCAGTGCCGTGTTTCAAGGACCGCATGGTTCGGGCCACGCCCGACAACATCCAGGAGATCAAGTCCGCGGTAAAGGCCATCAAGCTGCAGGATACGGCGAACTTTACGGCGGGTTTGGAGTACGCTTTCAGTTTGCTGCACAAG TACAACCAATCTGGGGCTGGGAGTCAGTGCAATCAGGCCATCATGTTGATCACGGAAAGCACCTCGGAGTCGCACAAGGACGTTATTAAGCAGTACAACTGGCCACACATGCCCGTCCGAATATTTACCTACCTGATTGGCAGCGATTCCGGAAGCAGGAGTAATCTCCACGACATGGCCTGCTCGAACAAGGGATTCTTCGTCCAGATCAACGATTACGATGAAGCTCGCCGAAAGGTGATTGACTATGCCCTGGTGATGGCTCGTCCAATGATCATGTACCAGGCGGACCATCCGGTCCACTGGAGTCCAGTGTTTGTGGCTGGTAAGTCCGGAGGACTTGGCCGCGATTCGGAGTACCAGCGACGCCTGGTGACGACAGTTTCAACTCCGGTCTTCGATAGACGGAACCATTCGGTGCGCGTTGCCAATCTGCTGGGCGTGGTGGGCACCGATGTTCCCATCGAGGAGATCCGCAAGGTGATCCCCCAGCACAAGCTGGGACCGAATGGCTATTCGTTTATCGTAGATAATAACGGACGGGTGCTTTACCATCCGGATCTGCGTCCTTTAGGCGATGCCAACCAGTATATCGACCAGCTGAAGCCCAAGTACGCCTCGGTCGACATCACGGAGTTGGAACTGCCGGAGACGGAGTTCGGCAACAATAACGAACCcattgaaataaataagaacCTATTAAACGAG ATGCGCGGTGACATGATAAAACCGAAGGAGGGGGAGACAGAGTTCACTGTGATGAACCATTACGATGAATCAAAAAGGGTTTCGACCAGGACGCATCGGTACTTCTACGGCCCTATCGAGGATACACCATTCACACTGGCTATTGTGCTCCCGGAGAAATACGGTAGCCATGAGTTTGTCTCCCAGCAAGAGATTCGGCATTCGCGTAACAATG TTACTGAATACTTTAGAGGAGACAACTGGCGCGTACATCCCGACTGGGTATATTGTGAGTACAATAGCGTGAGTGATCTGGAGAAGGAAAGAGAGAGCTCCGGTGAGTACTCCTCGCGCGATCAGGAGCCCAGTTTCGGATCGCCGGAGGAGCAGGTATTGCACTTTCTGTCTCGTGCTGGACGCCCCGGCTGGAAGTGGATGTCG GTTCGACCTAAGTCGCCGCAGCCACATCACAACATGCACAGTGGCTCCAACGGCAATGCGCCAGGATCGAGCCACTTTGGATCGCAGCACCAAAACTCTCAGGGATCTCGCAAGGCTGAGCCGTACTTTTGCGATCGAGCCCTCCTCCAGAGTTTGGTGCGCGATGCCATGGTAACTGATGGACTCGAGAGGAACACGACTGGATCCTCCAGCGGAAAGGAGGATAAGCA GCAAGGCTACCAGAAGTTTGTGGTCGCTACTTCTTTCGTGGCTACGAGATCGGGTCTCCTCCGGTGGATTGATCATGTAAAGCGACCTGAGGATACCCCCGAGCC TCACTTCAGCGAAGATAATGTTAGAGCCATGGACACATCCTGGTATAAGAGGGCCATTGACCAACATTCGGTGGAACCAGATAGTTTTGTATACAGCGTTCCCTTTGGATCGGGCTATGCCATTAAGTCGAACGCCACTCTGGTGACCGCCTCCCATGCCATATTTGTGGAGCATCGAGGTCACAAAGCTGCAGCCGGAGTTGTGGGTCTGCAGTTTCAGCACGATTCTTTAGCGAAGCATTTTATAAACATCACCTCAGCC TGCACTGGAATGACTGGTTGCAAGAGAACCTGTGCTTCGGACAATTTGGACTGCTATGTTCTAGACAACAGTGGATTTGTGATCATATCCGAAGAGATGGAGCACACGGGCAAGTTCTTTGGGCAGATCGATGGCACCATTATGGATTCCTTGGTGCAGGATCGCATCTACAAGAGAGTTACGGTGAACGATTATCAGGGTGTCTGCTCCGATGCGGATAATCCATATACGGCTGCGGGGGGAATTTTAGAACCCAATCGCCTTGGATCCTGGTTTTTCAATCACCTTTTGGCCCTAAGTGCCGCCTGGTTGTCCCTTATTCCTGCTTCGCTGCGTGCTTGGCCGCAGGAAGAGTATACTTATGACAACGAGGATGTGGTTTTCGTGGACAACAATTACTCTGATGAATACGAGTTCGGTAATGAAAACGAATACAATATGCAGGTGGATCAGGAAATGGACGAATTCTTCACAACAGCCGACGTG GAATATACGACACCACCGCCTAGACAGCATAAACCTCACGTTGGACCTAGATTTTCACCAGACCCTCACAATGCCAGACGTTGCGATCTCCGCACGGATCTCTATATGCTTCAGCCGGACCGCCTGAATCAGGGTGGTCAAAACAATCCACTCAaa GGTAAACTAACCAACTGTCATGTGTCTGGATGCGAGCGTCCTTTCAGCGTTCAAAAGATCCCGCACAGCAATCTGATCCTGTTGGTGGTGGACACCTTGTGTCCATGTGGCTCCAAGCAACTGGACATTGAGCCCTTGGAGGAGGCGGGCGTAATCG GAGCCTGCAGTACGAGACGCCAGGGACAGGAGCAAGAGTCCCGAAGGCGCCCCAAAAAGTGCATCAACTATCATCCGGAGGAGATCGAAATACAGcaatgtgggcgtggtagcACCCTGCTGCACATGTCTGGATCGGTGATTGTGGCCCATCTTTTGATGGTGACCGTGACCTTTGTGCTGGCCAACGCGTGA
- the LOC6528985 gene encoding voltage-dependent calcium channel subunit alpha-2/delta-3 isoform X1: MESKHWSCFVAIVLGVLIFQMHIFVASADQDEDIPHNEVRNWALKFGVDLWEFGRQFTKMNEIKSRFKDTEIEVKRKDGIILLRELAAEVKNFMDFKRNAVMRLMDSAEQAALSELEGQGQAESPLGGQQHYDARRINEYNADGKLADGARHMDIRFMRRFERLPVNLSLSSILVPHGVDLDEPDVKSSLQWSSHLDPLFQNNLEQDPALSWQYFGSSTGFLRRFPGTAWPPEGSKGSKLIHDFRTHNWFVQAASSPKDIMILLDASSSMTEKSFDLGMATAFNILDTLGEDDFVNLITFSEVVKTPVPCFKDRMVRATPDNIQEIKSAVKAIKLQDTANFTAGLEYAFSLLHKYNQSGAGSQCNQAIMLITESTSESHKDVIKQYNWPHMPVRIFTYLIGSDSGSRSNLHDMACSNKGFFVQINDYDEARRKVIDYALVMARPMIMYQADHPVHWSPVFVAGKSGGLGRDSEYQRRLVTTVSTPVFDRRNHSVRVANLLGVVGTDVPIEEIRKVIPQHKLGPNGYSFIVDNNGRVLYHPDLRPLGDANQYIDQLKPKYASVDITELELPETEFGNNNEPIEINKNLLNEMRGDMIKPKEGETEFTVMNHYDESKRVSTRTHRYFYGPIEDTPFTLAIVLPEKYGSHEFVSQQEIRHSRNNVTEYFRGDNWRVHPDWVYCEYNSVSDLEKERESSGEYSSRDQEPSFGSPEEQVLHFLSRAGRPGWKWMSVRPKSPQPHHNMHSGSNGNAPGSSHFGSQHQNSQGSRKAEPYFCDRALLQSLVRDAMVTDGLERNTTGSSSGKEDKHPIATLMAILKRQGYQKFVVATSFVATRSGLLRWIDHVKRPEDTPEPHFSEDNVRAMDTSWYKRAIDQHSVEPDSFVYSVPFGSGYAIKSNATLVTASHAIFVEHRGHKAAAGVVGLQFQHDSLAKHFINITSACTGMTGCKRTCASDNLDCYVLDNSGFVIISEEMEHTGKFFGQIDGTIMDSLVQDRIYKRVTVNDYQGVCSDADNPYTAAGGILEPNRLGSWFFNHLLALSAAWLSLIPASLRAWPQEEYTYDNEDVVFVDNNYSDEYEFGNENEYNMQVDQEMDEFFTTADVEYTTPPPRQHKPHVGPRFSPDPHNARRCDLRTDLYMLQPDRLNQGGQNNPLKGKLTNCHVSGCERPFSVQKIPHSNLILLVVDTLCPCGSKQLDIEPLEEAGVIGACSTRRQGQEQESRRRPKKCINYHPEEIEIQQCGRGSTLLHMSGSVIVAHLLMVTVTFVLANA, from the exons CGCCTGATGGACTCCGCCGAGCAGGCAGCCCTATCAGAGCTGGAGGGCCAGGGGCAGGCGGAATCCCCGTTGGGCGGACAGCAGCACTACGATGCCCGGCGGATCAACGAATACAATGCCGATGGGAAGCTGGCGGACGGAGCCCGCCACATGGACATCCGGTTCATGCGGCGCTTCGAGCGCCTGCCGGTCAATCTCAGTCTAAGCTCGATTCTGGTCCCGCACGGCGTCGACTTGGATGAGCCGGACGTGAAGTCGTCGCTGCAGTGGAGCAGCCATTTGGATCCGCTGTTCCAGAACAACTTAGAGCAAGATCCGGCATTATCGTGGCAATACTTCGGCTCCTCCACAGGCTTTCTGCGCCGCTTCCCGGGCACCGCCTGGCCTCCGGAGGGCTCCAAGGGCAGCAAGCTCATCCACGACTTCCGCACGCACAATTGGTTCGTCCAGGCCGCCTCGTCGCCCAAGGACATT ATGATTCTTTTGGATGCATCGTCGAGCATGACAGAGAAGTCCTTCGACCTGGGGATGGCCACCGCCTTCAACATATTGGACACCCTTGGTGAAGATGATTTCGTGAACCTCATTACCTTCTCAGAGGTGGTAAAAACCCCAGTGCCGTGTTTCAAGGACCGCATGGTTCGGGCCACGCCCGACAACATCCAGGAGATCAAGTCCGCGGTAAAGGCCATCAAGCTGCAGGATACGGCGAACTTTACGGCGGGTTTGGAGTACGCTTTCAGTTTGCTGCACAAG TACAACCAATCTGGGGCTGGGAGTCAGTGCAATCAGGCCATCATGTTGATCACGGAAAGCACCTCGGAGTCGCACAAGGACGTTATTAAGCAGTACAACTGGCCACACATGCCCGTCCGAATATTTACCTACCTGATTGGCAGCGATTCCGGAAGCAGGAGTAATCTCCACGACATGGCCTGCTCGAACAAGGGATTCTTCGTCCAGATCAACGATTACGATGAAGCTCGCCGAAAGGTGATTGACTATGCCCTGGTGATGGCTCGTCCAATGATCATGTACCAGGCGGACCATCCGGTCCACTGGAGTCCAGTGTTTGTGGCTGGTAAGTCCGGAGGACTTGGCCGCGATTCGGAGTACCAGCGACGCCTGGTGACGACAGTTTCAACTCCGGTCTTCGATAGACGGAACCATTCGGTGCGCGTTGCCAATCTGCTGGGCGTGGTGGGCACCGATGTTCCCATCGAGGAGATCCGCAAGGTGATCCCCCAGCACAAGCTGGGACCGAATGGCTATTCGTTTATCGTAGATAATAACGGACGGGTGCTTTACCATCCGGATCTGCGTCCTTTAGGCGATGCCAACCAGTATATCGACCAGCTGAAGCCCAAGTACGCCTCGGTCGACATCACGGAGTTGGAACTGCCGGAGACGGAGTTCGGCAACAATAACGAACCcattgaaataaataagaacCTATTAAACGAG ATGCGCGGTGACATGATAAAACCGAAGGAGGGGGAGACAGAGTTCACTGTGATGAACCATTACGATGAATCAAAAAGGGTTTCGACCAGGACGCATCGGTACTTCTACGGCCCTATCGAGGATACACCATTCACACTGGCTATTGTGCTCCCGGAGAAATACGGTAGCCATGAGTTTGTCTCCCAGCAAGAGATTCGGCATTCGCGTAACAATG TTACTGAATACTTTAGAGGAGACAACTGGCGCGTACATCCCGACTGGGTATATTGTGAGTACAATAGCGTGAGTGATCTGGAGAAGGAAAGAGAGAGCTCCGGTGAGTACTCCTCGCGCGATCAGGAGCCCAGTTTCGGATCGCCGGAGGAGCAGGTATTGCACTTTCTGTCTCGTGCTGGACGCCCCGGCTGGAAGTGGATGTCG GTTCGACCTAAGTCGCCGCAGCCACATCACAACATGCACAGTGGCTCCAACGGCAATGCGCCAGGATCGAGCCACTTTGGATCGCAGCACCAAAACTCTCAGGGATCTCGCAAGGCTGAGCCGTACTTTTGCGATCGAGCCCTCCTCCAGAGTTTGGTGCGCGATGCCATGGTAACTGATGGACTCGAGAGGAACACGACTGGATCCTCCAGCGGAAAGGAGGATAAGCA TCCCATCGCCACATTGATGGCAATCCTAAAGAG GCAAGGCTACCAGAAGTTTGTGGTCGCTACTTCTTTCGTGGCTACGAGATCGGGTCTCCTCCGGTGGATTGATCATGTAAAGCGACCTGAGGATACCCCCGAGCC TCACTTCAGCGAAGATAATGTTAGAGCCATGGACACATCCTGGTATAAGAGGGCCATTGACCAACATTCGGTGGAACCAGATAGTTTTGTATACAGCGTTCCCTTTGGATCGGGCTATGCCATTAAGTCGAACGCCACTCTGGTGACCGCCTCCCATGCCATATTTGTGGAGCATCGAGGTCACAAAGCTGCAGCCGGAGTTGTGGGTCTGCAGTTTCAGCACGATTCTTTAGCGAAGCATTTTATAAACATCACCTCAGCC TGCACTGGAATGACTGGTTGCAAGAGAACCTGTGCTTCGGACAATTTGGACTGCTATGTTCTAGACAACAGTGGATTTGTGATCATATCCGAAGAGATGGAGCACACGGGCAAGTTCTTTGGGCAGATCGATGGCACCATTATGGATTCCTTGGTGCAGGATCGCATCTACAAGAGAGTTACGGTGAACGATTATCAGGGTGTCTGCTCCGATGCGGATAATCCATATACGGCTGCGGGGGGAATTTTAGAACCCAATCGCCTTGGATCCTGGTTTTTCAATCACCTTTTGGCCCTAAGTGCCGCCTGGTTGTCCCTTATTCCTGCTTCGCTGCGTGCTTGGCCGCAGGAAGAGTATACTTATGACAACGAGGATGTGGTTTTCGTGGACAACAATTACTCTGATGAATACGAGTTCGGTAATGAAAACGAATACAATATGCAGGTGGATCAGGAAATGGACGAATTCTTCACAACAGCCGACGTG GAATATACGACACCACCGCCTAGACAGCATAAACCTCACGTTGGACCTAGATTTTCACCAGACCCTCACAATGCCAGACGTTGCGATCTCCGCACGGATCTCTATATGCTTCAGCCGGACCGCCTGAATCAGGGTGGTCAAAACAATCCACTCAaa GGTAAACTAACCAACTGTCATGTGTCTGGATGCGAGCGTCCTTTCAGCGTTCAAAAGATCCCGCACAGCAATCTGATCCTGTTGGTGGTGGACACCTTGTGTCCATGTGGCTCCAAGCAACTGGACATTGAGCCCTTGGAGGAGGCGGGCGTAATCG GAGCCTGCAGTACGAGACGCCAGGGACAGGAGCAAGAGTCCCGAAGGCGCCCCAAAAAGTGCATCAACTATCATCCGGAGGAGATCGAAATACAGcaatgtgggcgtggtagcACCCTGCTGCACATGTCTGGATCGGTGATTGTGGCCCATCTTTTGATGGTGACCGTGACCTTTGTGCTGGCCAACGCGTGA